From a region of the Trueperaceae bacterium genome:
- the uppS gene encoding polyprenyl diphosphate synthase has product MPDVAPPDASPDVRSGRSAGPADRGPAAPPAAAPRAGAAPGSLRAYRWFRIATAPLYWAYERRLERRVRSGPLPQHMGIIMDGNRRFARLTKRAVQAGHDVGASKAHEVLDWCLQLGIPTVTLWGFSSDNAGRSPEEVAHLHALFAEQARSLADDPRLTKHRVRVRVIGDIGGFSEEAQEALRAIQAQTEHHDGMHLNLALGYGGREEIVAATRALLERRAAAGEDAATIARTLDADAIAEHLWTSGLPDPDFVIRTSGEVRSSGFLLWQAAYAEFYFIDAFWPDFRRLDFLRALRSFQARERRFGR; this is encoded by the coding sequence ATGCCCGACGTCGCGCCCCCCGACGCGTCCCCCGACGTGCGCTCCGGCCGGTCCGCGGGTCCCGCGGACCGGGGGCCGGCCGCCCCGCCCGCGGCCGCGCCGCGGGCGGGCGCCGCGCCGGGGTCGTTGCGGGCGTACCGCTGGTTCCGGATCGCGACCGCGCCGCTGTACTGGGCGTACGAGCGACGGCTCGAGCGGCGGGTCCGGTCGGGGCCGCTGCCCCAGCACATGGGCATCATCATGGACGGCAACCGACGCTTCGCGCGCCTCACGAAACGGGCCGTGCAGGCCGGGCACGACGTAGGCGCCAGCAAGGCGCACGAGGTGCTGGATTGGTGCCTGCAGTTGGGGATCCCCACCGTCACGCTGTGGGGGTTCAGCAGCGACAACGCGGGGCGGTCCCCCGAGGAGGTCGCGCACCTGCACGCCCTGTTCGCGGAGCAGGCGCGGTCCTTGGCGGACGACCCCCGCCTGACGAAGCACCGGGTGCGGGTGCGGGTGATCGGGGACATCGGGGGGTTCAGCGAGGAGGCGCAAGAGGCGTTGCGGGCGATTCAGGCGCAGACCGAGCATCACGACGGCATGCACCTGAATCTGGCGCTCGGGTACGGCGGGCGGGAGGAGATCGTCGCCGCGACCCGCGCCCTGCTGGAGCGGCGTGCGGCGGCGGGGGAGGACGCGGCGACGATCGCGCGGACCCTGGACGCCGACGCCATCGCGGAGCACTTGTGGACGTCGGGCCTGCCGGACCCGGACTTCGTGATCCGGACGAGCGGGGAGGTGCGCTCGTCGGGGTTCCTGTTGTGGCAGGCCGCCTACGCGGAGTTCTACTTCATCGACGCCTTCTGGCCCGACTTCCGGCGGCTGGACTTCCTGCGGGCGCTGCGCAGCTTCCAGGCCCGCGAGCGGCGCTTCGGGCGGTAG